The proteins below are encoded in one region of Scomber japonicus isolate fScoJap1 chromosome 2, fScoJap1.pri, whole genome shotgun sequence:
- the mab21l2 gene encoding protein mab-21-like 2, with protein MIATQAKLVYQLNKYYNERCQARKAAIAKTIREVCKVVSDVLKEVEVQEPRFISSLSEIDARYEGMEVISPNEFEVVLYLNQMGVFNFVDDGSLPGCAVLKLSDGRKRSMSLWVEFITASGYLSARKIRSRFQTLVAQAVDKCSYRDVVKMVADTSEVKLRIRERYVVQITPAFKCTGIWPRSAAQWPMPHIPWPGPNRVAEVKAEGFNLLSKECYSLTGKQSSAESDAWVLQFSEAENRLLMAGCRKKCLSVLKTLRDRHLELPGQPLNNYHMKTLLLYECEKHPRETDWDESCLGDRLNGILLQLISCLQCRRCPHYFLPNLDLFQGKPHSALEAAAKQTWRLAREILTNAKSLDKL; from the coding sequence ATGATTGCGACGCAGGCAAAGCTGGTTTACCAGCTAAACAAATATTACAACGAGAGATGCCAAGCTCGCAAAGCGGCCATTGCGAAGACTATAAGGGAGGTTTGTAAAGTGGTGTCGGATGTCCTGAAGGAGGTGGAAGTGCAGGAGCCTCGTTTTATCAGCTCCCTCAGTGAGATAGATGCGCGCTATGAGGGGATGGAGGTCATCTCCCCCAATGAGTTTGAGGTGGTGCTCTACCTCAACCAAATGGGGGTGTTCAACTTTGTGGATGACGGCTCCTTGCCCGGCTGTGCGGTGCTGAAGCTGAGTGATGGCCGTAAAAGGAGCATGTCGCTGTGGGTCGAGTTCATCACAGCCTCGGGCTACCTATCAGCAAGAAAGATCCGCTCCAGGTTTCAGACTCTGGTGGCACAAGCCGTGGATAAATGCAGCTACCGTGACGTGGTTAAGATGGTAGCGGACACCAGTGAGGTCAAACTACGGATCAGGGAGAGGTATGTGGTGCAGATCACCCCCGCGTTCAAGTGCACTGGGATTTGGCCCAGAAGTGCAGCTCAGTGGCCCATGCCTCACATCCCCTGGCCCGGTCCTAACCGAGTAGCAGAAGTCAAAGCCGAGGGTTTTAACCTCCTCTCCAAAGAGTGCTACTCGTTAACGGGGAAGCAGAGCTCTGCAGAGAGCGATGCCTGGGTTCTGCAGTTCAGCGAGGCCGAGAATAGGCTGCTAATGGCCGGCTGCAGGAAGAAGTGTCTGTCCGTCCTCAAGACTCTGAGGGACCGTCACCTGGAGCTACCGGGACAGCCACTCAACAACTACCACATGAAGACCCTGCTGCTGTACGAGTGTGAGAAACACCCAAGAGAGACCGACTGGGACGAGTCTTGCCTCGGAGACCGACTGAATGGCATCCTGCTGCAGCTCATATCCTGTCTGCAGTGCCGCAGATGTCCCCACTACTTCTTGCCAAACTTGGACTTGTTTCAGGGAAAGCCTCACTCAGCCCTGGAGGCTGCTGCTAAGCAGACGTGGAGACTAGCGAGGGAAATCCTCACCAATGCTAAAAGTTTGGACAAATTATGA